TAGGTCAGCAAATATCCATGCGTATAAGTTCTAATATTGATTTCGCTCATGTGACTTCTAGACAGAGTAACGTATGTAATTTGGCTTGATCACATGTTTCGCATGATAACCTTGAGTTTTTCAATGTATATCTAATCTATAAACTCTTTTCTAacgaattaattcttttaaatcattGTAATTTAAATCACCATATCTTTCATGCCATAAATGTTATCTTATCATGAACACTGAAAGCCTCGTGATACGCTACttgattaattatatacatatgatttcttttaattgcGATACAAATTAACGATTTATCTGGTTTAGTGATGCAGGCTTTATTCCCTGTGAACTTCACTTGGTAATTTTTTTAGGTTATCGCAGagattgataataaattacttcTCAACTCGGGCACAAACATCAGTtccttttattgattttattctaCCATGTAATTTAGCTTTAATCATTTCGTACTTGACTTTTTTCTagaactttcttttatttaggaTTTAATTCAAGTCTTACTAAAAGTTTTTAGGGTCGTTGATTGTaaatctgtaataaaaatttcaaaatttaaaagagcGGGTCCAATATAGCAGactaaaatatcattttcaaatttaacaaaatttagtatttttatgcCCCATATTACATTTTGGAAGTTTGATTATAGATTTATAATCAGTGACTTTAAAAACCCTTGGGTATGACTTTAAAAACCCTGGAGTATGATTTTACTCAaatctaagaaaattttatgttttagttCGTCATATTGAATCCGcgattttaaaagtaaatagtaattttttttaaataaatagccCTTATATTAACCTTCAAAATAAGCCCAActtattatcttaatttttatgattcaaGATACatgcatttttcacttttatcctattttacgaatttttgaTGCAGTATACAGATCAAAGGGATAAATTTTTAAcggtattgatttttttgtgaaGAGTTTTAtcctttatctttaaaatgagtCCAGAAAGTGGTCCGGTGTTATCTTCATTTTTGTAGAGGATAAGAATTTTTGAACGTTTAGTACACCTGTGTGCCATCAGGCACGAAAGGGTTAATGCGTACGGTACTTACTTTCTGCAACACTATACTTTCTTCTTCagctatatttatattacttattggCCCGTCAGATAAAATTTCAAACGCGCTGCGATTATTGCACATGGGTGACGTCACGCCACTAACTAAATATCATTTGTTCTTTTCCGTCGAACAAACTAAAGCTGAGATCACGATTAAAGAATCTTCTTCTTCATGTTCTTTTACGCTTGCATAGTTTTCTCTCTTTAGAAAACAACAGCGATAAGCTGGATCTCTACATTTAtcacaattaaaacaattacatttcTATCGAACTTTCTTTTATCCTAATCGCTCTTTACCAAGCCTTTGTTTGCATGTATAGATGATCCTACATGCATAACCGTTTCGGGATATCATTGCAATTTTGGTTGAATTTCTGTCTCTGCAACCTCCAACAAATGTTTTCTACCTCTCATTctccaacaattttttttttaaattatttatacattgcgACTTTAATAAGGAcggatcttttttttttaattatgtaactgTCTGTACATATAAAACTGCTTTTCTTACAGGACCTCTGGAATTGTGAATTCCTGCCAATTCATCCCACACTTGTTTAGACGTGACTGCTTTTCTTGTATGTTCTAATTATGCTTAGAATAATGAGTGCGAGCGTACTCTCATCTTTTGCCATCCAAACCGCCTTACTTTGCGTATCCTCTGGCTTCACTAATTTTCCACTTGCATATTCTCAAGCCATACATCAAAATGCTCTTCATTTGCATTTTCcatacatattttgtaatttcCATCGACTTCTATCTTCTCGATATGCCGGACACTGCTCTCCATCTTGACACTACTTCCATAtaactttctttaatttattttctcttacaCGCACGGGACCTGGACtcataatcttaaatatttacatatgaATTGCTTAGGAAAATAGACATAATATCCttaaatgtgaatttattctGTTTCGCGGTACACTATCTTCTTTCAGCTATAGCTCGCTCACTAACTTTCTCTCGAGACGGATAATATTTGAAAGTGTCCTAACGAATTATGGTACGaacaatatacataatttaaaataatttacaagaatCATAAACGATATGACAATGACATGACATATTGCGATATCTCTACACTTCTATTATTTGGTTCAATTCTATACCTCATCGATTCTCGAAACCGATGTCTTATTCCTCGATGTTCGGATAAACGGAATTttactgtataaaattttttttaacttcttaCTTCACGAATagcaatttgtaattataattgaacTTTTCGGAAATTCTATGGGATTTAAGTCGGTTTAAATAGTTCCTATATTAACACacgtataattgaaaatataacttttaattatattacataactATTTCACACAACGCGCCtatgtttttaataagatattaacaaactttatgctattttttttcaagatgtATTCTACCTTTGTTATCGTTCATTGCAGAGTTTACGGAGCGAAAATGATCGTTTAACTGAGACGTTCCTCGTGATTACACCAAACCACCGTGATTTCGCGCTTGCTCAGTAGGATTGAACTACTAACTGTGAGTACTTCTGTAAATCCTTTCGAATGATAATCAATAGTAGTATGAATAGTACGTAATTACAATGCCCTGAATTAAATGTCATAAAAGCAGTTTGCTTTTCGACTATAGGCAAATTGTTAGGGttgatagaaaaaagaaaactatgGTAAATTCCGGATTTTATTATCTCGGACTTTATCTCATAAACCGGTAAACTGGAATAAACTAACAAAAAATGACTActgaatactaaaaaaaaatttatatggtttatgctaaaagaatatttttgctgtaataaattatttataaaataaaccaataatactattattattaacagaACATCTTCTaatcaaatctttttaaattccaattaatatatatgtgaTACACACAGTTTTTTCAGAACATAAACTTTAGAATATAAACTGAAGAAATATCAAAGatctaaatattgttatatttgatattaatttttaatattgaaaaatttattaaaaaatgtagaattttgCCAACTTTGAAAATTACCCAGTGAGATTTAGTCATAGACTTTATAAATGTGGACTGACAATTGCTATAGCTTTTGCAAGGAAATAGTGTCTGGAGGAGATTAGAGAGAGAAACGTACTTTTTAATAGCTTCTCTTTTTACGAAGGTCCAGTAATATACATTGCACTCGTCAGTAAAAGCGTATGCATCAATCAGAATATATCAATGTAtaatatgtgaaaaatatttctggacatttatagaaagaaaaatacaGACACGATCTTGCTGGTATCGCCAGTCCATACTTATAAAGTCTATGATCGTACTACAGTACTTAAATTTCAGCGATTGTTCAAAATTAACAAAGAGATATCACTGAAGAACATAAGAGTGAAGCAAAAACTCAGACACTACACGTGTTGtcatagaaaatattatttattcgttGGCTTAtacaaatacaatattatttaaaggcggaaataaatatattctcgtTACAGCTGGCGACATtcctttctttgaattaataaCATTCTCATGTAAGTAACGTTCTGATCTCAGCGCGTCGATATAAATTACACATCACGCacgatataatttatattcggACAGAACGCGGAGACGAGATGAAGCAACAGGCGGAAATATTCACCGAAGGAAAATTAGGAAATTCCATGATATAGTGAACATTGTgaaaattgcagaaaatgcAACTCGCTTACCGCCAAGCTTATCATTCTCTCTCTTAAATTCTATACTTAAATTATCTAAGTTACAAGTATgcgtatatattaaataaaatcgcCTCGATGGCAAGTATGTACAGTTTTGGCTCGATGTATTCGAGCGCCTCAGCGTATTTGATGAAAACGTGTTTAATTGCAAAATCATTGCAATCACAAATTAATGAAGAATTTTCTTGAATGTGACGCTTTGGATGCACCTAATCACGCGAGTCGCAAATTTTCACTAATCAAAAAGTACTTCATATACGTATCATACGAATTTAATATATCTGGCAAACCTTAAGAAAGGCTTTTGCATCTCTTTACTTATTATTGGCATTTATGAGCATCGACGAgtttaaataacgtttaaacTCATTTTAAATCGTGCTTTGTGTTCGTTTCTTTGTTTTGTTAGTTGATGAACGCTGCTAAGGAGAGTTCGCATAATCTTAATAATCATACAAGATTTGCATTTACAGGTGTTTTtggttcaaaaatattttccgttGATATAATTCGtcgaaataattattctaacaaaaatgtcgaggcaACAGTAGTTTCTAATGCTGCATCGAAAAAATGAAGAGCAAATTCTGCAAATTCTGATGCAAACGCAACAGAAACGTTAAGAGGATTAGGCAGTCaaattgcttaaaaataaagattttctttatatgtatatgagtcaattgcaaagaaataaaagcatatctaaatttattcttttatacaatgtttattgCTATCAggtagatagaaaaaaattgattataaatatacacatatatatttattaccaattttatttatattttaataccaataaatatatatacatatatatttaaaaaatgatgtgaCGTAAGGAACGACTATacgataatttgaaaaaaatgttttctcaatTCTGTATTCGCTATAAGATAGAACACACTTTTTCAAATTCTTATATAGTCatcctttttttaaatccaagctatttttaaatatacattgtatacatgtttaatagcaatgttttctattttcatggtaacaataaacattgtataaaaggATAAATCTGGATGTGCTTTCATTTCTTTGCAATTGACTCGTAAAGAAGATCTTTATTTTGAAGCAATTTGACTGTTTAATCCCTTTAACAGAAgcagaatacttttttttttagcagaATCTAACTAGAGTTAAAAGAAGATGTTGCCAGGTTTCGCCTGTGGACACAGGAAGCTGGAACAATCATGTCTCCTGACAGCGTTCATGACCTCCTCGAAATGACTGGACACTTGTACGGCCGCTCCAGGTTGGATTCTGTAAGTACGCGCGAATGCCGATTAGTACAGGATAGCTAACCATTAGAAAGTCGGAGACACACTTCGACAAATGACCGTACGCAGTTAATTACTAATTAGGTGTGTACTAGATTGCGAATCTTTTAATCTTCTCACCGTGTTCCCCATTAACGATCGCTCGCTCCAATTAACTCGCTTTCTTTAGGGCGCACTGACTGACTCGAGATATGCAAGCTAATTTAAAAGTACTTGTATGCTAAATTAGACACTAATTAATTAGTAATGAgttataattcattataattatataaagcaatatttaaattgtgtGTTCTTAAAAGACAACATTATTCTTCAACTATTGTGAGTAAAAAAAGGcaggattttttaattaaactttatttcaaaatatttattctattttaatttaatatttatcaattatatgaTTGACGAATGTACAAGATTGGAAGAGAGAGGCGGGTTTGTTTTGgaggaattttaaaattttaaaagcataTGTAATCGTGACCAGAAAGCTGGCaaaagaaatattgcaatatcctTCTTTTATTGGACATTGCAATTCTCGCTATTTTTAGAAATGCGGTTTATTCCGTAAATTCTCGTCACGTATGTTGAGAACTGCTTGCTCAGAGATAGTATGCATTACAACATAGTACATGATATAATGTCGCTCTCTCATCGATATACGTGTTTGCGATGAATTGAATCAAATAACGGCGTGGCGTTTCACATGTTGTGGGTACAGGAAATGCCATATTTGTTCATTAAAAATCCACTCACGGACAACGAACACGTAATATCGTTGGAATTATTCGCGAGAACTTGAGCTCTCTTATCCCGTTTTAAACTTACACGGGATACTCAGCCGGATAATCTTTCTCAATGAAACTTTCTCGAAGTTACAAGCTGATCGAAAATAAAAGACAGGTGAAACAGACTTGATTATATTGGAACGATATTAGTAGAAAAGtacatgaaaatatattatattattatcatcatttgTATTCGTTACGAATTTAATTAAGTCGTTATGTTATTAATacatacccatacagcacagcatAGAAAGAGCATTACAAAATATTGTCGCCATGTTtcagcaacgttgcagcaatggtaaaatgtccgcttcagaaatacgtaatgttgcagcaactttaatacaacattaaatatgtattgctgcaatgttgctgcaacattacgcatcaatatttctgaagcggacattttatcgtagctgcaatgttgctgcaatgttgctgaaacattaCAGCAATCttcgttgctgcaatatttttgaaacattgtagcaacaTTGTAGCAACATTTCAATGTTTTTGCTACTCTGTGCTGTACGGATAAttacgaataaatattttcgaTACTTGGGTAAATTTTAGATACAATAAATCATGTAAATGACATATTTCGATTAATTATTGTGACACTATATCAAAAAGCGATCTGACAGGAATTATTCGCGATTCGGAAGAACGAGAAAGGAGAGACGAGCGCGACGAAGTAAGTAAATTATCGCATCGGCTACACGCAATATTTTCTCCCcgtctcttcttttcttttgtttttgatAACACGTTTGAGaagtctttctctttctctcgccgaTCTTCCTTTTTTCTATCGCACATGGTCAGCACGATAGCGGACAGGGCGCAGCGCGTGCGCACACAGTGAAACTGTGCTAAGAGGTAAAAGTCGAATCAGTCAGTAGGACGTCGTCGGCGAAAGCTGGAAGAAAGTTATCCACGGGTCGGACTATAGTTCCGTCCGACTGGCTGTTATCGGCGTCTCGTTGACGCTTCGAATGCCTGATAGTTCGACTTGTACGATTTCACGAGAACACTGCGAGAATTGATGCGATCGTTTATCGTAACCCAAGTTATCATTACCAAGAAACACGGTTTGCAGTATCGCAATGTTAATAAATCGAGCATATAAGTGCAATACCCGTAATATACGTGCGATTACGAGTTTTACTTTATAAACGTCCATCAATCAAAAATCAAACGATTATAcagttacaatatttttaataagaaattacacTTTCTGATATAATATTGCAATCTATCATTGTCACAGTATAGAAACTTATCGTTGATAAGTTTCTTTAACAAacagttataaataatatactacttcaaaattaaaaattatgttaataaaaaaagaaatgagaatCGAAGAATTTAAGTGCAGAATGTGCCTTAATAACATTgtgtcaaaaatttaaaataaatgaattaaaagacAAATGACtgacaagaaaaaataataatttataaatagagATGTAAAAGAGATAAACAactgaaatatctttttattccgttaaaattttttttagttttatataatttattaaattgatttaaactaTATTCATCCGATTCCTACAAGCGCATAATATTacttacttcaatattttaaattagtaagaatgttataacttttgaatttgataattataaagtttataaatactttacacataataatgtacattatttttgtcCACAATAaaattcgtagaacattttcataatattccacagatattgaaataatatactacaaatattgtgtaaaaatggacatataacattaatacaatttttccaataattaaacaataatattgaataatttatttggaatgttaatagtatatatacataatgttattttaatttttaataatattctagaaatattgtGTACTTAGAGATTATAACAACTGCATTCTCATTCAACCATCTccgaatgtaaaatattaaaatagagatGTTGCATCTCTtataagtaaaagaaatatagatCAAAAGTACTCACAGTCTTAATAACGCCGCCATCTTTTTCTCCATGAGCACCGAGGCGTCGGAACCTCTTTGGATCATCGTGTCGCAAAATATTCTCTTCGCGCAGGGCGTATTCGTCCAATCGCCCGGTATGTGAGCGACTTCCGCCACTTCCGCGTTCTCCAGATTCTGCAACGCGTCCAGAAGCTCCTGATCACTTTCGACGCTTCGCTTTCGTCTCTCGTTTATCGTTTCCTTCTCGAGATTACTTCTGAGAACTTGCGATGTGTCCAACACGAAAAAAGCATCGTCGACTCCCTGATTTCTTCTTTGTTGTTCATTATTTTCGTTTATCGAAGCTGTATCCCGTGAACTATCATCGATCATCgcgatatttttcaatacattcTGATTCGACGTATCCACTTGAAGATTTTCTGACGGGATCTTCGAGCTATCTTCGACAATTAGAACAGCATTTTCACTCAAGTGTTTCTTCTTCGGAATCAAGAATTCGGTGATGTCGATGCGATCTGAACCAGCGGGCAAATCGATTTCCACGATCTCGCTGATGGAATCGGCTCCTTTCCTCTGAAAGCGCTTCCTGCGGACCAAATTTTTCATGTCGACGTTCGTCTTGAAGATGTCCAAATAGTCAAGACTTCTTCTTCTACGTCTGTTGGTCGCCATATAATCAGCTTCGTCCACCAACTGTTTACTTTCTCGATTCTCAATCCTCTCGGCGTTTCGCTTGTCCTCCTCTAGAATCAAGAAGACTCCGTCGCTTTCTGTTGAGTCCGTACCCTGGTTTTCCACTTTATCGTTCTGAGGAACGTTTTGCAGAATGTACAGGGTTTGCGGCGTCGCTTCGTTCGATCTTGGATTCTCGTTCTCGAGCGTTTCTAGGTACGCTCCGGCTTCCAAGGCACGCTTGTGCTCCAGATCGTCGTCGTCCACGTTCGATCGTTTGAGAACGTCGACGTCGAGATATCGACCGACCGCTACAGCGCCTATGCCAAGCGCGGCGCCAGATGCGACAAGACCTAGAGCTGGTATCAGGATACTACCTGATGATACCGTGTCGATCTTGTCCTGAGCCTCCTTACCCTTGGACAGACCGAGATTCTGCGAAATCTTATGAGTAGCCTCCACCAAAGGATCGATTACCGGCCTAGTGAACTGCGAAACCTTCTCGACTCCGGTGGAGAATTGATTCTTCAGATTTTCGGAGATTTTCACCCAGAAGGGTGGCTCATATGGTCGTTTCAAACCATAGAAATGCTGATTCGGATAATAGTTCTTCGTGGTGTAGCTGTCCACGATGTTCTTATTGTTCAGCACGTACTTCTTCTTGTGACGCTGCTCGGTGAACGAGTGTTGGCTCTCCGGAAAATTGTCCGGTCGGCGTTTCTCGTTCTTCAAGATCTTGGCCGGTTGCACGCCCAGCTCTGGATGGGCGTACTGGAGAACCGGCGCGCGGGCACCGGCCTTCAGCGCCACCGGCGCAATAGTCTGACTCTCGGGGGTGTAACGTTGAGAAATTGGATAGCTCGCGATGCTGTCCGGGTGCAGCATCCTCTTGTGAATACTCGCGCGATAATGATCGTTGCGTGGCTCATAGACCTCGGCTTTCAAGGCATCGTTCTTGTAATTCCTTGGGTCCCACTCGAAGTATATGTTGCGGGCTTCTTCGTCATAATTGCGACCATACCTGAAGGGAGTAATACGAAATCAGAAATTTGTAACAAGTTTGAGATAGCTCATGatctgtataattaataaatagctAAATTGATTtgtatgattattaaattttatcagcatctatatttatttagatacgATAAGTAATTTTAATTGGCAAGTCTTTGTTCAATTTTCTAGTGACTAGTATTGCATACGTTCACTTTCCACGCGTTATTTTTAAGAGTGTAtcagtaaattttatttcaatttatttatataaatttacaaagacAATTGTATCTATTGGCACAAATTGTTTTATAgcttataagattaaaaaacgtttaaaaatcaAGCACGAGAATGGTATGCGTTGATATAAGATTGGTCGCGCAggagatataaataaaacaataaaagtaaGCAATCGATTTGAAATCGAATCATCGATGATTTAAAATTCTCAAACTATTCAAATTCGAATTATTTGCATACTTCTAATATTAATCattgtaatatttcttattataaaaaaagattagacataaaaaaaataaaataaaatataagaatatcgatatatttttcacttacaagatatttttgagtaaaatcagatagaaatttatttaataacagtaAGATGCAGCTTGCACAGAATTAAGCAGTTAAAGGTTTTTATGTATAAGcattcttaaaatttctttgatgcTTAAGTAATACTCGACTGATTtgttataaatcatattttaccTTACCTTCGATTAACATCCTTAAAGAACTTCTCAAACTTCTGCCTCTTCTCCGCGGTATCGTCGAAAGCCTCAGCAGCAGAATTTGGGGCATTCGTCAGGGAGCTCTCGGGAGTAATCAACTTATTATTGATAACTCGAGCGTTTCGCCAAGTCTGCACTTTGTCGTCAGGCTCGTCAGGCACTCTCGTACCGTGAATTATTGGCGTACCATCAATGTCTAGTGACATGGGCGATCTCTTCGGTGTAGTCTTTACATTGATTTCCGATCGTACAATCACCTCCGGAGGCACGGCTTTACCATCTCGATTTTTCAATAGATTGGCACCAATATTCGTCCTCGTGGACGTTATATgaggtatatacatataatgaaacATGCCATCGTTCGCAACATTTTGATCGTCGAGCTCGAAATTCCTCTGAGTTCGGTCCTGGACGTTCTTGGCGAATAAGATACCGCTGCCGAATTTAGTCTCACCCAACTTATCATAATTTTCCCTCTCCTCGACGGTACTCTGTAAATTCGTCTGCAACGGTTTCCAATTGCGAtactcctcctcctcttccttctccttctcttccttcgGTTCCTCCCGTTTCAAAGCCCTTCCGTCTGCATCCAATGGCGTCCAACTCCCGTAATCGATTACACTGATAGGTTGACTTCTCTCAGATGCCGATATCTTATCGGTTTGattgaccttcaacttttcattCTTCGATTCCGAAGCTTTGAAGACCATCGCCCTGATCTGTTCTACTTGGGCCTCCTCGATTCTTCGAACTTCATCCTTCCTTTTAGCTTCGTCTGTCTTATCATTGAGCATCGATTTATTCTGCGCATTTACCGAGAAGTTTCCTTTATTTTCTACGGTAACGTTCGATTCTTC
The window above is part of the Solenopsis invicta isolate M01_SB chromosome 8, UNIL_Sinv_3.0, whole genome shotgun sequence genome. Proteins encoded here:
- the LOC105207958 gene encoding uncharacterized protein LOC105207958 encodes the protein MATIRRYQIAFLLFFVALALGTCHSELPKPSYTRTMLKVSRSLPGETEELKVRTSEGSMATLIVKRRDKSSYANDSKLSPKPAQEESNVTVENKGNFSVNAQNKSMLNDKTDEAKRKDEVRRIEEAQVEQIRAMVFKASESKNEKLKVNQTDKISASERSQPISVIDYGSWTPLDADGRALKREEPKEEKEKEEEEEYRNWKPLQTNLQSTVEERENYDKLGETKFGSGILFAKNVQDRTQRNFELDDQNVANDGMFHYMYIPHITSTRTNIGANLLKNRDGKAVPPEVIVRSEINVKTTPKRSPMSLDIDGTPIIHGTRVPDEPDDKVQTWRNARVINNKLITPESSLTNAPNSAAEAFDDTAEKRQKFEKFFKDVNRRYGRNYDEEARNIYFEWDPRNYKNDALKAEVYEPRNDHYRASIHKRMLHPDSIASYPISQRYTPESQTIAPVALKAGARAPVLQYAHPELGVQPAKILKNEKRRPDNFPESQHSFTEQRHKKKYVLNNKNIVDSYTTKNYYPNQHFYGLKRPYEPPFWVKISENLKNQFSTGVEKVSQFTRPVIDPLVEATHKISQNLGLSKGKEAQDKIDTVSSGSILIPALGLVASGAALGIGAVAVGRYLDVDVLKRSNVDDDDLEHKRALEAGAYLETLENENPRSNEATPQTLYILQNVPQNDKVENQGTDSTESDGVFLILEEDKRNAERIENRESKQLVDEADYMATNRRRRRSLDYLDIFKTNVDMKNLVRRKRFQRKGADSISEIVEIDLPAGSDRIDITEFLIPKKKHLSENAVLIVEDSSKIPSENLQVDTSNQNVLKNIAMIDDSSRDTASINENNEQQRRNQGVDDAFFVLDTSQVLRSNLEKETINERRKRSVESDQELLDALQNLENAEVAEVAHIPGDWTNTPCAKRIFCDTMIQRGSDASVLMEKKMAALLRLIQPGAAVQVSSHFEEVMNAVRRHDCSSFLCPQAKPGNIFF